From Scleropages formosus chromosome 1, fSclFor1.1, whole genome shotgun sequence, a single genomic window includes:
- the col5a3b gene encoding collagen, type V, alpha 3b, whose amino-acid sequence MDWSSAWRTWAASFLLLLLVAAVRAAADPIDVLKILELSEDMEGVSIEAGFCTSREDRGDTDIAFRIDKKIQLSAPTKQLFPDSTFPEDFSLMTTVRATKGSQFFLLSVYDDQGVQQLGLEVGRSPVLLYEDHRGLPTPELYPTFRKINLADGKWHRIAYSVQGKTVTLYLDCEKMQTLDLLRGDNPVVSTDGVTVFGTRLLDEEVFEGDIQQLLIVEDPEVAADYCLNYIPNCDSPLPYSSQSQEPDEAHRPKEPEVEEFGEEFYRDLYDDVSVSMVTAGPNITEYEMVEYADYGNGTDGERGYEEYEEYEEYEERYRLVDREGGRSLTPEKGQKGEPAVFEPGSLVRGPYGPPGPQGPHGPPGPMGPMGPPGNPGDPGPPGRPGLAGADGIPGPPGTLLMLPFQYGGDAQKGPVVSVQEAQAQAILQQTKLSLKGPPGPLGLTGRPGPLGLPGPSGLKGDSGDSGPPGPRGVPGPVGLSGKLGKRGRAGADGHRGATGEPGAKGDRGFDGLPGLPGSKGHRGERGKPGPLGPVGEPGDKGSDGPPGPRGQPGEPGPRGLVGPRGAPGPPGQPGIRGVDGLQGSKGNLGPPGEPGPPGQQGNPGYQGLPGPQGLIGMPGEKGPPGKQGMRGLPGIDGPLGHPGREGPAGEKGMPGPPGAQGPIGYPGSRGVKGADGLRGLKGSKGEKGEDGFPGVKGEMGTKGDNGDDGVLGPRGEDGPEGPKGQAGSMGEPGPAGIAGEKGNLGVPGLPGYPGRQGPKGSLGFSGSPGVPGEKGKRGPAGPPGSAGQRGPTGSRGSRGARGPTGKPGAKGVSGNDGPPGPTGERGPQGPQGQNGEPGPKGPNGPAGKDGLPGHPGQRGEPGFQGKTGPPGPAGVVGPQGKSGETGPMGERGHPGSPGVPGEQGLPGAAGKEGAKGDPGAPGGAGKSGPPGPRGFRGSRGSPGAMGPAGLKGGQGPPGSAGAVGAPGERGPPGVAGAIGSPGRPGSSGPPGPMGDKGEPGEKGPPGPVGHDGDQGHLGPPGPTGPAGPPGEDGDKGETGGPGQKGSKGDKGEVGPPGPPGNQGPPGQPGVPGVGGEPGPRGQQGMYGQKGDEGPRGFKGAAGPTGLQGMPGPPGEKGETGHAGLMGPPGQLGPRGPQGPSGGEGPQGRPGGVGQPGLVGDKGEDGEAGNPGPVGPPGRGGEKGEPGEKGDTGPPGAAGPPGAKGPPGEDGAKGSQGPIGLPGDPGPPGEPGINGVDGVPGDKGDAGDPGKAGPAGASGEPGPPGPPGRTGRLGPAGKEGKPGTKGAKGAPGLEGLVGKTGPMGPQGHPGNAGPQGLPGIPGPAGEQGLSGPPGQMGPPGPMGPPGLPGLRGDPGRKGDKGHAGLIGLIGPPGETGEKGDRGLPGNQGTQGLKGDEGLPGPSGPSGPPGLPGLSGTIGQKGSKGNQGPIGPRGDPGAAGPPGPPGPPASAPMPSLLPEGRRKRRRPSEQVDGEGGDAPLGDEAFGDGAAMEEVFASLTSMKVEVESMRRPLGTYESPGRTCKELMMCHPDYRDGEYWIDPNQGCHRDAFKVFCNFTSDGDTCLFPDKKSEAVKLAAWSREKPGAWYSHFRKGRQLSYIDLDGNPVHVVQLTFLKLLSATAKQTFTYSCQNSAGWFDSATRSYERALRFRGTNQEELSQGATASIRVLHDGCQFRKGLEQTVLQIDAPRADILPIVDVSVADFGNNNQKFGFQVGPVCFNG is encoded by the exons CAGCCGATCCCATTGATGTTCTGAAGATCCTGGAACTCTCGGAGGACATGGAGGGCGTGTCCATAGAGGCTGGATTTTGCACTAGCCGGGAGGACAGGGGAGACACGGACATCGCCTTCAGGATAGACAAGAAGATCCAGCTGAGCGCACCAACAAAGCAGCTCTTTCCCG ACTCCACCTTCCCGGAGGACTTCTCCTTGATGACGACCGTGCGGGCAACGAAGGGCTCCCAGTTCTTCCTGCTGTCCGTGTATGACGATCAGGGGGTGCAGCAGCTAGGCCTGGAGGTGGGTCGCTCTCCTGTGCTGTTGTACGAGGACCACCGGGGGCTGCCCACACCTGAGCTCTACCCCACCTTCAGGAAGATCAACCTGGCTGATGGCAA GTGGCACAGGATAGCCTACAGTGTGCAGGGCAAGACTGTCACGCTCTACTTGGACTGCGAGAAGATGCAAACGCTGGACCTATTACGAGGGGACAACCCTGTGGTCAGCACAGATGGGGTCACTGTGTTTGGGACACGTCTCTTGGATGAGGAGGTGTTTGAG GGTGACATCCAGCAACTGCTGATCGTTGAAGACCCTGAGGTGGCAGCTGACTACTGCCTCAACTACATTCCCAACTGTGACTCCCCACTGCCTTACAGCAGCCAGTCTCAGGAGCCTGATGAGGCCCAC CGTCCCAaagagccagaggtggaggagttcggcgaggagTTCTACAGAGACCTGTATGATGATGTCTccgtttccatggtaacagcgGGACCTAACATCACAGAGTACGAG ATGGTGGAGTATGCAGACTACGGCAACGGGACGGATGGTGAACGGGGTTACGAGGAGTACGAAGAGTACGAGGAGTACGAGGAACGCTACAGGCTGGTGGACAGAGAGGGA GGAAGGAGCTTGACACCAGAGAAAGGCCAGAAGGGAGAACCTGCTGTCTTTGAGCCG GGCAGTCTGGTCCGAGGACCCTACGGCCCCCCCGGACCACAG GGACCTCACGGTCCTCCTGGCCCAATGGGACCAATGGGACCCCCGGGAAACCCTGGCGATCCG GGGCCTCCTGGGAGACCAGGTCTTGCTGGGGCTGATGGTATCCCAGGCCCTCCAGGAACCTTGCTGATGTTGCcg TTCCAGTATGGGGGCGATGCACAGAAAGGTCCTGTTGTGTCTGTCCAAGAGGCTCAGGCTCAGGCCATCCTTCAGCAGACCAAG TTGTCACTGAAAGGACCACCAGGTCCCCTGGGTCTGACTGGCCGCCCTGGTCCACTG GGGCTCCCCGGTCCATCAGGCCTGAAAGGAGACAGTGGTGACTCTGGACCACCG GGTCCTAGAGGGGTACCTGGGCCCGTGGGCCTAAGCGGGAAGCTTGGGAAAAGG GGACGCGCAGGAGCAGATGGACACCGCGGAGCAACAGGGGAGCCTGGGGCAAAG GGGGACAGAGGGTTTGACGGCCTGCCAGGATTACCAGGGAGCAAGGGCCACAgg GGGGAGAGAGGGAAGCCTGGTCCACTGGGCCCTGTGGGAGAACCAGGTGACAAA GGTTCAGATGGACCTCCCGGACCACGAGGACAGCCAGGGGAACCT GGCCCTCGTGGACTGGTTGGACCACGCGGAGCCCCAGGACCTCCTGGCCAACCG GGCATCCGAGGTGTGGACGGCCTTCAGGGGTCGAAGGGCAACCTG GGACCCCCAGGGGAGCCGGGACCTCCCGGCCAACAGGGAAACCCAGGATATCAG GGCCTGCCTGGTCCCCAGGGCCTCATCGGGATGCCAGGAGAGAAG GGTCCTCCAGGAAAGCAGGGGATGCGAGGATTGCCAGGCATTGACGGCCCCCTG GGACATCCAGGTAGGGAGGGCCCTGCAGGTGAGAAGGGAATGCCG GGTCCTCCTGGAGCACAGGGCCCCATCGGGTATCCCGGATCCCGGGGTGTCAAG GGAGCAGACGGACTAAGGGGCCTAAAGGGAAGCAAAGGAGAGAAG GGTGAAGATGGATTCCCGGGAGTCAAAGGAGAGATGGGCACCAAAGGGGACAAT GGGGATGATGGTGTTCTAGGGCCACGCGGCGAAGATGGACCAGAGGGGCCCAAGGGCCAAGCAGGGTCTATGGGAGAGCCTGGGCCTGCAGGAATCGCTGGGGAGAAG GGCAACCTCGGAGTGCCAGGCTTACCAGGATACCCGGGAAGACAGGGACCAAAG GGCTCACTGGGCTTCTCAGGATCACCCGGGGTACCTGGAGAGAAAGGAAAACGG GGCCCAGCTGGTCCACCTGGAAGTGCTGGCCAGAGAGGACCGACA GGCTCTCGGGGAAGCAGGGGAGCAAGAGGTCCCACAGGAAAACCTGGAGCCAAG GGAGTTTCGGGAAACGATGGACCCCcgggacccaccggagagagg GGACCTCAGGGGCCGCAGGGACAGAATGGAGAGCCAGGACCCAAAGGACCcaat GGCCCTGCAGGGAAAGACGGACTTCCCGGGCATCCAGGCCAGCGGGGGGAGCCC GGTTTTCAAGGGAAAACTGGGCCACCTGGGCCAGCGGGAGTAGTGGGACCCCAG GGTAAATCGGGAGAAACTGGGCCCATGGGTGAGCGAGGACACCCAGGGTCACCCGGTGTACCTGGAGAGCAGGGCTTACCTGGAGCTGCTGGCAAAGAAGGTGCCAAG GGTGACCCAGGAGCCCCAGGGGGAGCTGGGAAGAGTGGCCCTCCTGGACCGCGTGGATTCCGTGGCAGCAGAGGCAGCCCTGGAGCCATG GGACCTGCTGGACTGAAGGGAGGCCAGGGGCCTCCAGGTTCCGCAGGAGCCGTT GGAGCCCCTGGCGAGAGAGGACCCCCAGGAGTGGCTGGCGCAATCGGTTCACCTGGCCGCCCAGGGAGCAGCGGGCCACCCGGGCCCATGGGAGACAAGGGTGAGCCG GGAGAGAAGGGCCCCCCAGGACCTGTAGGACACGATGGAGACCAGGGGCACCTGGGCCCTCCTGGGCCTACAGGACCAGCAGGTCCCCCGGGAGAGGATGGAGATAAG GGGGAAACAGGAGGACCAGGACAGAAGGGCAGCAAGGGGGACAAAGGAGAAGTG GGACCCCCAGGACCCCCCGGAAACCAGGGTCCCCCCGGACAGCCCGGAGTGCCG GGCGTAGGCGGAGAACCAGGCCCCCGCGGGCAGCAGGGCATGTATGGCCAGAAAGGTGATGAAGGTCCGCGTGGTTTTAAGGGCGCTGCGGGCCCCACGGGACTGCAG GGGATGCCGGGACCTCCGGGAGAGAAGGGTGAAACTGGACATGCGGGATTGATG GGCCCCCCAGGACAGCTTGGTCCGAGAGGCCCCCAAGGGCCCAGTGGTGGAGAG GGCCCCCAGGGAAGGCCTGGTGGTGTTGGGCAGCCAGGACTTGTTGGCGACAAG GGAGAGGATGGAGAAGCAGGGAACCCTGGACCAGTGGGGCCACCAGGGCGTGGT GGAGAGAAAGGGGAGCCTGGAGAGAAGGGTGACACTGGACctcctggagctgctggaccCCCAGGGGCAAAGGGCCCCCCTGGAGAGGACGGCGCCAAAGGCAGCCAG GGCCCCATTGGCTTGCCAGGAGACCCTGGACCACCAGGAGAGCCTGGGATCAAT GGAGTGGATGGTGTGCCAGGAGACAAGGGAGATGCCGGGGATCCTGGGAAAGCG GGACCAGCAGGGGCCTCAGGTGAGCCCGGGCCCCCGGGACCCCCGGGAAGAACA ggGCGCTTGGGACCGGCGGGGAAAGAAGGGAAACCAGGAACAAAGGGAGCAAAG GGGGCACCAGGACTTGAGGGACTGGTGGGGAAGACAGGACCCATGGGGCCACAGGGACACCCTGGCAATGCGGGGCCCCAAGGCCTTCCCGGGATTCCGGGCCCTGCG GGAGAGCAGGGCTTAAGTGGACCTCCAGGACAGATGGGACCTCCTGGCCCCATG GGCCCCCCAGGATTGCCAGGCCTGAGAGGAGATCCGGGCAGGAAGGGAGACAAG GGCCACGCTGGGCTCATTGGACTCATTGGGCCCCCGGGGGAGACAGGAGAAAAGGGGGACAGAGGACTTCCTGGGAACCAAGGGACTCAGGGCCTCAAAGGAGATGAG GGTCTCCCCGGCCCCAGCGGCCCCAGCGGTCCCCCTGGACTGCCAGGTCTTTCT GGGACCATAGGACAGAAGGGGTCAAAGGGCAACCAG GGCCCCATCGGTCCCAGAGGAGacccaggagctgctggacccCCAGGACCCCCT GGACCACCAGCGTCTGCGCCAATGCCATCCCTGCTGCCAGAGGGTCGCAGGAAGAGGCGGAGACCCTCGGAACAGGTGGACGGAGAGGGAGGAGACGCGCCGCTGGGAGACGAAGCCTTCGGCGACGGTGCCGCCATGGAGGAGGTCTTTGCTTCGCTCACATCCAtgaaggtggaggtggagagcaTGAGGAGGCCGCTGGGCACGTATGAGAGCCCCGGCCGCACGTGCAAGGAGCTCATGATGTGCCACCCGGACTACAGAGATG GCGAATACTGGATCGACCCGAACCAGGGGTGTCACCGAGACGCCTTCAAGGTGTTCTGTAACTTCACGTCGGACGGCGACACCTGTTTATTCCCGGACAAGAAGAGCGAAGCG GTGAAACTGGCGGCGTGGAGCAGGGAGAAGCCGGGCGCGTGGTACAGCCACTTCCGCAAAGGCAGACAG CTCTCCTACATAGACCTGGATGGAAACCCGGTCCACGTGGTCCAGCTGACCTTCCTGAAACTGCTGAGCGCCACAGCCAAGCAGACGTTCACCTACTCGTGCCAGAACTCGGCCGGCTGGTTCGACAGCGCCACCCGAAGCTACGAGCGCGCGCTACGCTTCAGGGGCACCAACCAGGAGGAGCTCTCGCAGGGCGCCACAGCCTCCATCAGGGTGCTGCACGACGGCTGCCAG TTTCGCAAGGGCTTGGAGCAAACCGTTCTGCAGATCGACGCCCCGCGCGCCGACATCCTCCCCATCGTCGACGTGTCCGTCGCGGACTTCGGAAACAACAACCAGAAGTTTGGCTTCCAGGTCGGCCCGGTGTGTTTCAACGGGTAG